In Humulus lupulus chromosome 7, drHumLupu1.1, whole genome shotgun sequence, the following are encoded in one genomic region:
- the LOC133789447 gene encoding germin-like protein subfamily 1 member 14 isoform X1, with translation MQKLVLRLTEVSVLALATSIASASDPSPLQDFCVAYFHTNKCCSFPNAVFVNGKVCKDPMLAKAEDFFFSGLNVPRDTNNPVGSNVTQLNVDKIPGLNTLGITLARIDYAPFGQNPPHTHPRGSEIVVVAKGTLYVGFVSSNQDENRLFTKVLNEGDVFVFPMGMIHFQFNPRHIPAIAFAGLSSQNAGTITIANSVFGSDPSINPDVLAKAFQVDKNVIDKLQKQFWYDNNN, from the exons ATGCAAAAATTAGTTCTAAGGTTAACAGAAGTAT CTGTCTTGGCTTTGGCAACCTCCATAGCCTCTGCCTCTGACCCAAGTCCTCTCCAAGACTTCTGTGTTGCT TATTTTCACACTAACAAATGTTGTTCTTTTCCTAATGCAGTGTTTGTGAATGGGAAAGTCTGCAAGGATCCTATGCTTGCCAAGGCTGAGGATTTCTTCTTTTCTGGGCTCAACGTTCCAAGAGATACAAACAACCCAGTTGGATCCAATGTGACACAACTGAATGTGGACAAGATTCCAGGACTCAACACTCTTGGAATAACATTGGCTCGAATTGACTATGCACCATTCGGCCAAAATCCACCTCACACTCATCCTCGTGGCTCTGAAATCGTAGTAGTCGCTAAGGGAACTCTCTATGTGGGCTTTGTGTCATCGAACCAAGATGAAAACCGACTGTTTACTAAGGTTTTGAATGAGGGAGATGTGTTTGTGTTCCCAATGGGTATGATTCACTTTCAATTCAATCCAAGACACATCCCAGCCATTGCTTTCGCTGGTCTGAGCAGCCAAAATGCTGGAACTATTACCATTGCAAACTCTGTGTTTGGTTCAGATCCTTCTATCAATCCTGATGTGCTTGCCAAGGCTTTCCAAGTTGACAAGAATGTGATTGACAAACTCCAGAAACAGTTTTGGTATGACAACAACAACTAA
- the LOC133789447 gene encoding germin-like protein subfamily 1 member 16 isoform X3, producing the protein MKGVQFLLSLAVLALATSIASASDPSPLQDFCVAVDDLFSGLNVPRDTNNPVGSNVTQLNVDKIPGLNTLGITLARIDYAPFGQNPPHTHPRGSEIVVVAKGTLYVGFVSSNQDENRLFTKVLNEGDVFVFPMGMIHFQFNPRHIPAIAFAGLSSQNAGTITIANSVFGSDPSINPDVLAKAFQVDKNVIDKLQKQFWYDNNN; encoded by the exons ATGAAAGGTGTCCAATTCCTTCTTTCACTAGCTGTCTTGGCTTTGGCAACCTCCATAGCCTCTGCCTCTGACCCAAGTCCTCTCCAAGACTTCTGTGTTGCTGTAGATGATC TCTTTTCTGGGCTCAACGTTCCAAGAGATACAAACAACCCAGTTGGATCCAATGTGACACAACTGAATGTGGACAAGATTCCAGGACTCAACACTCTTGGAATAACATTGGCTCGAATTGACTATGCACCATTCGGCCAAAATCCACCTCACACTCATCCTCGTGGCTCTGAAATCGTAGTAGTCGCTAAGGGAACTCTCTATGTGGGCTTTGTGTCATCGAACCAAGATGAAAACCGACTGTTTACTAAGGTTTTGAATGAGGGAGATGTGTTTGTGTTCCCAATGGGTATGATTCACTTTCAATTCAATCCAAGACACATCCCAGCCATTGCTTTCGCTGGTCTGAGCAGCCAAAATGCTGGAACTATTACCATTGCAAACTCTGTGTTTGGTTCAGATCCTTCTATCAATCCTGATGTGCTTGCCAAGGCTTTCCAAGTTGACAAGAATGTGATTGACAAACTCCAGAAACAGTTTTGGTATGACAACAACAACTAA
- the LOC133789447 gene encoding germin-like protein subfamily 1 member 16 isoform X2 — protein MKGVQFLLSLAVLALATSIASASDPSPLQDFCVAVDDPHKALFVNGKVCKDPMLAKAEDFFFSGLNVPRDTNNPVGSNVTQLNVDKIPGLNTLGITLARIDYAPFGQNPPHTHPRGSEIVVVAKGTLYVGFVSSNQDENRLFTKVLNEGDVFVFPMGMIHFQFNPRHIPAIAFAGLSSQNAGTITIANSVFGSDPSINPDVLAKAFQVDKNVIDKLQKQFWYDNNN, from the exons ATGAAAGGTGTCCAATTCCTTCTTTCACTAGCTGTCTTGGCTTTGGCAACCTCCATAGCCTCTGCCTCTGACCCAAGTCCTCTCCAAGACTTCTGTGTTGCTGTAGATGATCCCCACAAAGCTT TGTTTGTGAATGGGAAAGTCTGCAAGGATCCTATGCTTGCCAAGGCTGAGGATTTCTTCTTTTCTGGGCTCAACGTTCCAAGAGATACAAACAACCCAGTTGGATCCAATGTGACACAACTGAATGTGGACAAGATTCCAGGACTCAACACTCTTGGAATAACATTGGCTCGAATTGACTATGCACCATTCGGCCAAAATCCACCTCACACTCATCCTCGTGGCTCTGAAATCGTAGTAGTCGCTAAGGGAACTCTCTATGTGGGCTTTGTGTCATCGAACCAAGATGAAAACCGACTGTTTACTAAGGTTTTGAATGAGGGAGATGTGTTTGTGTTCCCAATGGGTATGATTCACTTTCAATTCAATCCAAGACACATCCCAGCCATTGCTTTCGCTGGTCTGAGCAGCCAAAATGCTGGAACTATTACCATTGCAAACTCTGTGTTTGGTTCAGATCCTTCTATCAATCCTGATGTGCTTGCCAAGGCTTTCCAAGTTGACAAGAATGTGATTGACAAACTCCAGAAACAGTTTTGGTATGACAACAACAACTAA
- the LOC133789448 gene encoding germin-like protein subfamily 1 member 16 codes for MKGVHFLLTLAVLALASSIASASDPSPLQDFCVAVDDPHKALFVNGKFCKNPMLAKAEDFFFPGLNVPRDTHNPVGSNVTQLNVDKIRGLNTLGITLVRIDYAPYGQNPPHTHPRGSEILVVVQGTLYVGFVSSNQDGNRLFTKVLKEGDVFVFPLGMIHFQFNPEHAPAVALAGLSSQNAGTITIANSVFGSNPAINPDVLAKAFQVDKNVIDKLQKQFWYDNDN; via the exons ATGAAAGGTGTTCATTTCCTTCTTACACTTGCTGTCTTGGCTTTGGCCAGCTCCATAGCCTCTGCCTCTGACCCAAGCCCTCTCCAAGATTTTTGTGTTGCAGTAGATGACCCCCACAAAGCTT TGTTTGTGAATGGGAAATTTTGCAAGAATCCCATGCTTGCCAAGGCTGAGGATTTCTTCTTCCCTGGACTTAATGTTCCAAGAGACACACACAACCCAGTTGGATCTAATGTGACACAATTGAATGTGGACAAGATCCGAGGACTCAACACTCTTGGAATAACATTGGTTCGCATTGACTATGCACCCTATGGCCAGAACCCACCTCACACTCATCCTCGTGGCTCTGAAATCCTAGTTGTTGTCCAGGGAACTCTCTACGTGGGCTTTGTGTCGTCGAACCAAGATGGAAACCGTCTATTTACCAAGGTTTTGAAAGAGGGAGATGTGTTTGTGTTCCCATTAGGCATGATTCACTTCCAGTTTAATCCAGAACACGCTCCAGCAGTTGCCTTGGCTGGTCTCAGTAGCCAAAATGCAGGGACCATCACCATTGCAAACTCGGTATTTGGATCAAATCCGGCCATTAACCCTGATGTCCTTGCCAAAGCTTTCCAAGTTGATAAGAATGTGATTGACAAACTCCAAAAGCAGTTTTGGTATGACAACGATAACTAA